The Danaus plexippus chromosome 20, MEX_DaPlex, whole genome shotgun sequence sequence tattgttgagatatgctacaaaaaataactattggCATTTATTTCTGATGTAAAGTTACAGAACATACATCactataacatatatacacCCTGTAGCATGTTTAATGCAGCTCATGAGACGCAACATCTCTATAGTAACAGGTTCGAGGCCAGCTCGTGTCGATAaattcttcatatatattcagatatattttctctcaaatatttttatttaatgatttataatgaCGGAATGTAACATATATAACTTGAACTCGTCAAGTGCCTCTGTTTGAtgattttgtatgaaatggGCCTTATCATATCAAACCTCGGGCAAATCCAGGTGAAAAACTGATGGGGCGAGTGCGGCGGGCGCGAGTCTTCTCAGCTTGTAGGCCGCCCCGGCCAGGGAACCCGCCGCCAGACGCTCCCCGGCCGCCGCGCCACACAGACGAGCACGCCACACCTTCACATAGTTTGAAGGGGGTCAAATTCCATAGCATGTAATACAGGGTATATGGCAATCATAATCGTATCAGCAcggtataaatttaatgcacTCATTATAACgggatatatattataaatcgttCAGAAatcaattttgtaaatattttcagtaactatattatttagcGTCAGGGTTCGCACTGCCTGATTACACTTTCTTCGCCGtgtttataatcattatttcaaCAGTAAGTCAACACtgaacgaaaatatattttttctttttcttaataacaaaTTCTATTAGTATCataagtgtaaaaaaaatttgtaaaaaaactatcgAAGTAATTTGGATACaaatttctattttgtatacaaagtAATACCAGTGGTGGGGGGAGATAGTGGAGGGAGGAACTGTAGGTGGCAACAGTTTCTCCCCTCCATTTTCCCCCACCACTGGAATTAGTTAGAGAACAAAATAGAGTAGTTGTATGTCGTGTTATGGGAGAGTAGAGTAGAGTAGGACGAGCTGCGAGCTGGTCACAGCTGATGACGAACCTGCATAAAGGCGTGAGGTGGGGCTCCGCTGAGGGTCCGCAGGGCGCTCGTGTACACCGGCATGTGACTCCGACGGATAGCTAGGGCTTTGGCCGTCTCCACCTTCACATAGGATCGTTATTACAAGGTAacacacattttaatttcatcaaattCCTACATTTTTCcagaatttgttttattatacttcTATATGGGTacatttttagtaatttaatattccacAAGTTATATTATGAGATTGGTTTTCgaagatatttaataaggtTTTTGAAGAATACAATcacagtttttatttcaccGAGTCCTAACATCAGTACTCTCATCACAAGTCGCAATCACACTATAAACAGACAGTATGCAGTTCTTACACGACAGTAAGGCTTGAGTGAACTTGTAGTAAGCTTTCTCTACTCACATCTTCAGCTTCGTCTAATTCTAAGACACATGTATCTTTGTCAGCGCTGAGTTCTAAGGCGGGGACGCGGTCCTCCTCGCCCTCCAGGGACCCCGCTGACGGCTCCGGACCCGGCAGGCCTGACGGAGAGATACAGTGAAGAATAACCGGCAACACGatttataacaacataaaCATTAGAAACCGAATTGCAACCGATTTTAGGTTTTAGTATTTCATTGATATCACAAAATCATTACGcgatgtaatattttacacatcaaaattatttcttatttgtaGAGTAATTTCATGCGATGTAGTGTATTAACaagagtttaaaatataagctaCTTGACATGATCCTCACAGGATGTACATGTGAAATCAggttaagaataataataaagtatgttattattattattaaactagaAATAATGAATCCATAtatgtattcattatatacatacagacGTCATATCCGTTCGCAGCCTTGTTCGTGTTAAAAGTATCCCAGAGAGCCTTCTGTATTTCCAAAGCGTTCTTGTCATGTTCCGAggtctgaaaaaaaaatcaagattTAGTCCAACCCCTCCGTTCAACCTTTCCATCGAGTCGTGGTTTCTGTAGctctctaaatatttttttattattttcacgaGTTAAGATGCTGTGACGTATGTTTATAATCAATTCTCTTAACGCAGCAGACGTGTAACGCCCATATGGTATACACTGCGATAATATTTGACTTTTATCGTTTCTCGATACTCCTTTCTAACCAATACAGCCGTCCCTCTCTCTCCTATACACGCGTCCCTCTCTGTTCTATACGCCCGTCCCTCTCCGTCCACTCCAGCTCCCTCCCCGCCCCGTCCTCTAACCTTGATCCTGGGTGAGGTGGGCGCGGGCAGAGCCGTCAGCCTGACAGCTGTTCCACTGGCCAGCGCCATCACACATCGCTCTCCGATGGCTATCTGAGTCTGGAGCGAGAATAACGCGTTGGCGCCCTGGACACATCAACACAATGTTAGTGGCAAATATTTTGGGTAACTATAAGGTCAAACTTTAAGCAGGACCGACTGTTTTATAGCGACTCGCATTGAAGTCATATACTCTGATGTATTCTATGAGAACTTTTAACGCCCCTTGcagagtataaaaatattcagtaaGGTTGCAATCTTTAAACATTATACTTCTTCCTATTTAATTCACAAaacatactatttgtattttttctgaCATAAGCCAAGAAGACATTTCGATGATGGCAGCATATGAACATAAAagatatagatatatgtaataagtaaaaataaagaccTGCATCCTCAGCTTAGCCAGTAGCAGCTTATGCAGCTCGTACTCCAGGAAGGGCAGCTGGTCGGAGAGGTCCCTGGCGCCCGCCTCCGACCCTACCGAGCGACGACCACGAGCAGCTGGAAACAGAATAGTGCTTACTACAAGTGCACACGAGTATATCTAAACTGCATACGGAGAGTTTACAGTTTTTAGTACATAAACCTGCGTTCACACTACAACGGGCGATATTTATGAATGGAATATTCGGAAGACTCCGTAACCCGTGCATAGTTTCAAGGGTGCAGgaccatttaaaataatgtgaacGTAGCtcttatcaatttatttattaacttcatCATATTGCCTTAAACttgtcttttattataaaattcttgaaagtctgtaaattatttcatattataaggtcacaagtattaaaatagtaaatttatttagtaattacagataaagctatatatacatatgtataaactgACCGACAGCTGTGAGAGTGATGGCCTTAGCGTAGGCCGTGAGGCGACTGGGCTTAGCGCACGTAGCTAACATCACGGACGGCACACGAGCCCTCCTGGAATATACAGCCAGAACGAATCAGACCACGTCATTGTTACATCAGTGAGTACACAGCTTATTATTACCACATACGTCACCTTGGTCACTCAAAGCGTTCCGTAcatatgtactttttattttttatatcaacttaTTTCTTCCCACGCCTCCGTCAGCACGGATTTAGGAATAAGGAGACCAACcgacagcgacatctatagcCATCAATAACTTCATGCTGAACGTGAACTCTAGCCCATATCTTATTCTGTTAAGGCTGCCTTACTGTTAGTTTTACTCTAAATCCGTTCAGTTTATGAGACGCTACAGTGCTACAAAGATTCAGACATACTCAaaagcttttatatattaaatgtacctGCATGACCCACACAGAGCGAGCTCGGCCCGGTACGGCCCCGCGCCGGGAGCGTACGGGACGTGCGCCGAGCGACACTCGGGCTCCTCGTCTCGAGGACCTGGAGGGCAGGAGGTGATCCATACTCACAGGTTATATGAAACTCAAATCAACCTATGCTGATACTTAAGTGGTGAGGCAAAATACTTGTTTATTCACGGTGACTTTCAACTACGTCCTTTACTCGACTCGGGTGAGGTTTCATCTTTCGGGGGCTACAAAATGGAACTGTAAATTCGACAGCAACATTTTGCAATCGCATTTAAGTGAACCGATCTCAAATATAGCTAATATTAACATAcacttataaatcaaaataacttACAAGCAGCTGTCTCATCGAGCGTGAAGTCACAGTCTAGATTGATGACCGCCGCTGTTCCGGAGACGGAGAGCACACAAACGTCCTCCCTGtacaatgatatatatttatatacttaaattatttatatgtgaaaagTAGAACCAGTACACATCACACAACCGTCGCCAGCACCGTGACAAACACGATACATACATCCAAGTGATGTGTTTTGTGTGTGCGGTAGTTTTAGACCGCGACTTAGATAGCTAGTTTAGGTAACCGTCGGCGACATTTCTCGTGTGCATCACGCGATTTAATCCTACATACAACCGTTAGGAAGTGCTTCTATACAAACTACACCGTTTTAAGGGataaattatactatacaCTGTGTTTAGTTTCAAGCCACATTATTTGACAGTgtcataaaaacatatatttatattaataaaatgtgataATGAACCTGACTGCAGCTCGTTCGCTGTAGGCCAGCACTGCCGTACAGCGGAGAGCCCTGGCGTGTGCTCTGAGCTCCGTCCGCAGTTCCGCCCACCACGCGGCGCGAGACGCGCTCTCACCCCCGCCGTCCACCAGCTTCACAGACCTGGCACACACTGTACCACCTACCACGACCAATATTAGCCCATAGACTCGatttccaaaataatattttcaattaagcATTAAAGCGGACTATTACAGTTGTAGGAATGACCGTgtgtttccttttttttatgaattttagttACTAGCAGTTTCAAAACACGCGATTGATGGATCACGGAAGACTCTGTCTTTACGTACCAATGTGAACAATAAAACCGGGAGGGTATTCCGTCATAGTTAAGAATGGATATTCCAACATATCCAAGTTATTGCTGTTCATAGAAGGTCGCAGTATCGCGCCGCCGGTGACTGTGTTGCCGGCTGACGCGTTTAGAGAGCTGCCTGGACATTAAGGACATATTATTAACAGAAGCAAGGCTAGTTATGATgcttaaatgtaatattagaCTCATAGGGTACAGTAGTGTGTGgtgatattaatatgaagGCTGGTACCTTTGGGAGTAACACTCAGATCAGAATCAGACGATCGTCGATGTATTCCCATCGGAGTGGACGATGAGTTCAGTGATGCGTTCTGTGCGGGCACGCTGCTTGCCGGATCCTTCCCTCCATAGGATTCGTGCCTCGCGTGTCTCGGCGATCCTTTTTCCCTCTCACACCTATCGGCATACCTATCCCGTTCTCGCTCGCTCCTGTCAACACCGCACGCTGCATGCGAGTTACAACACACGCTAACACTGTTAGTAGATTCCACTACACCATCTACGTCTAGACTCTCAGTTCTATCTACACTGTCTTCCGGCAGAGATGGTATGGTCTCTAAAGGGACGCCGCTAAGAATGGGATGGAAATGCTGCAACACCGGCGAAGGATTAACTTTGCAAGGGTTTGGGAGTTGGAGTGACTTGGACATTTTGGACGATTCTGAGTCAGTCGTTGAATGGATGCTGTCTTGTCTCACCAATTTTCGAGCCTTCTTTTCCGAActattattgttttcattatcaGCTTGCCTACATTGTGCTTGTTCAACTTTTGCCAATTTTTCATTAACGTCAGCGAAAAATTTTTGGTTATCAGGAGTAACAGGTTCAGGACTCGTAGGTATTAACAGAGATTCAACTTTATCTATCAAAATAGTCTCCATGGCAGTCTGTATTAGCCCGGTCGGCTTTAGTATCGACTTTTGTCTTTTGAACGATCTCTGTTCTTGAAAATTGTTATCTTGTTTTGAAGACGGACCGCTGAAGGAGGCTCTAGATTGAGGTTCTGATCCAATGTACATAGACACTTTATTGGGCATGATTTCATCACTTTTATGGAGACGATTTAGGGAATAGAATCCATCTTTATCAAGGCTCAGTAAATCGTTGTAAGATAGAAAAGGAGATCCTAACACTGTGTCACTAGGGGCTTTAGAAGTGACGTCGGAAGCAGACCCAGGTTCACTAAGAGCAGTTTTAGGCTCCACTTGCTTTTTCTTTGGAAGAAGAGAATAGTGAGATAAACTTTTAATCATGCTACTATGTGATATTTTCGACAAATGTCGCTTGATCCGCTTTGAGGAGCGATAcatgaaactttttttttctatagggGATGATGGCGCACTCAAActtttttgagtttttttatgtGCAAAAGGATTATGAATTCTAAAAGAATgcgaattatttattttggatgGTACAAACGTTGTATCACTACGCGGTGTCGAGATGGAAGCCACATTTTCCTTTGCATTCAAATTATCGCTAACATCTTTCGATTGTTCCAccaattttgaaatttcacATGTAGGTTTGACTTCTGCTTCTGTCACTGTTTTGACGAAATTTGTAGCATTATTTGATAATTCACTATTAGTTAATTCAAGAACAGTAAGTTTCTTTTCCATTTGAGCTATAAACTGGGGATCTACGTCGGAACTCAGGACTGATTTTACAAGGGAACTAGTAGTCTCAATGGCTTGTTCCTGATCATTTTTATACGAATAGCTTTCATCGTCTTCCTCAGAGCTGCTATAAATGTCTGAGCTCTCCGCTGATAGTGCGGAGGAAATTGAACCATAGTACCCATCTTCATCAGGTAACTTTAAGAAATTTTCCGTTCTAATTACAATAGGAGTTGTAGGACACGACTCCGATATTTTTCTTTCGGGTTCGacattttcaatacttttgatattttccAAAGAACTGCAATGAATTTCAGGAATTTCTTTAACTTGACTTTCAAGCACAATGTTTGCATCGGATTTTTTGTCATGTTCTGCCGTGTTTACGTTCGGTTCGGATTCACTGGTTCTTCTCAAGGTCGAACAAGGTGAATGCTCTGAGTCAATGCTTTCAGAAATACGGGCCAAACTTGTATGTGCATGAAACACGGATCTCACCAGGATTGACGCCATCCCAACTCCTTCATCAGCGAGATTGTCGTTTTTCACTAGCTtgggaatttttaatttctttatcttcttaatttccttttttagATCATTGAACGATATACGCGAAGTGTCAGAGGAAGATGACTTTATAGACACCTGATCATCATTTTCGTGTTtgcgtgatttttttataaatttttttgaaaataaattgtctTTCAGCTTTTTGATTGTTTGTAGTGGACCGCTCGAATCGGTAGAATTGACtctatttaaaagtttgtttatgtttaactGATCTTctgataagttttttaaactctttCTTGCATAATATTCGTTATATAGAGATAATTCTCCTGTATATGATCTCTGACCAGATTGCTTTTGAAGATTAAGATCTACGCTCTTTTCATCGTCATCAACGTCAGGTCCGTCCAGTAAATTACACGTCTTAGGGTTCAAGATACTAACGATACGCAACAACTCCTCCTGATGACTCTGATAATATTGACTCAGGTCTGTGATACTGTCTTCGTCTGTCGCCAAAATGtccaagtatttttttaattgtctacatgtattttgttaaaaggaGGCGGCGATACAACACGACAAACCATGCAGACATATcgtaataagtaaaatttgttaaaatccattacatactataattataataatatatatataactaaatataattttaatatgtctaTGTATATTATCAAGTAacggaattattttaaatatgggggcaattatttgattttttgtttaatttctatgaaatattaaatagtataaatgtaaattattgtgACAGTACTCACTGTTGGGTGCACGGTATATTCGTGTGGAGATTGGGTATCGGTAGAGCTGTTATATTGACGGCCGTACCTAAAAGAGACTATTTTTTAACCACAGACGAAaacattatgatttttttgttttgacgaGTTACATTTACGTTCATagtgaataaatattacagttttttttatttagaacattTCTTATTAACTTTTGTCGGATAGTATTTTTCTATTGTCGaacatatttagtttttcgTAATTATTAAGTGAGCATTGTTAATCTTAATGTCAAGTGAATACCTCGTCACAAAACGACAGAAATACACATTTTTTCCTAGAATCCAGCATTTAGATACTTGATTTAGAGCAAACAAAAGAAGACAAGTAAGAGATTGAAGACGTGTAAGGCTAGACTAGAGAAGATTaagataatgaattaattaaagggTGGAAAAGTGGCAAATAACATTTCAAGGTCAAGGGATATAAGCTAAATGTTTTACCTATGGCTCGTGCCACAACACCCGCCTCTCCCTCCAGATCGAAGTCCTGTTGGTAGCCCACGACAGCGTTAGCACCCAGCTCAGCTGCTTTGACACCTACAAGACGCTGCACCTACATGAAGTAAATGAACAGTCTAACAGACTTTGTAGCTTGGTGGCCAGTTTGATGTAACAGAgcttaaaaagaaaatcaattCTTCTATGACAATTAGAAGTTAACTTTACTTAAGgccatttttgtaatatataactaacttAGAATTAGTTCAggtaattttagatttatttttggtcGTAAAGGATTTCAATTGGAGACAAAACAACGTTGATCGGAAACACTTCCACAAGAGGTTGggtaagatttttatttattccttagcaagaaataaagaaaatatttcctgTGAACAATTTTGTCTACATATCGGTAGTTAAAAAAGCCAAAAATCaattagaaattaaacaattcCAAAATAGTACGGATAAGactaagaattaatatttggatgatttaaaaatattattaaaactaccccctggtaatttttaaattagatacTTTTCCGCCATTAGAACCTAAACTTTTAATCTTTACAAGAATTGTTAGGCAATAAACTGACGTACTTGATTGCTGAGTTTAATGAAGGCGACCTGTCTCGCCTCGTTAGAAGCCCTCGGTGTCCTGATCTTGTCGATCCACTGATACTCTGGATCATCATTCACAATGAGCTCTTCGACGAAGCCGTGGATGGCCGTGGCTCTATATCCAGGAGGGATCATTGggcctttaaaaaaataagtgctaaaattaaaggaaacaaaatactttgaaaCTTAATAGTTCTTAATCCTAATGAGGACATCAATAGGAAACTATTTTCTATGGTTTATAGTTGTATACGGTCAGGAGACTGAAGAAATAGATAAGAATGGTatgtgcaatattttttagctgcgatattttttaatttaatataaaatttatatttaattttcatgaacATTCTCgtatctataaataatgtccTAGGTCCTAGCGCTGCTTTATGTCgtgttaaatatacataagtaaACTTCGCATAAACAAAGAAGTTTTCcaaaatcaaaatgaaaaatttagtaacttaattttcattaGTTTCCCTAAAACTCACAATGAAAGAACTGAACCCCACAGCTtgatgttttgtatttattgaagTCAGAGAACAGTTCAACTTTGACGATGATGTTCAGCTCGCCGCGAGTACCGTGCATCGTGTCGAAGACTGGTATCCACCCTGACATGACAGCACCTGGATGGTGGACGGTCAATAAATAACTGACAGGcctataattaacattaaacaagTCGAAACTAACACTTTAACTCACCTTTTTGTTTGTCATCGTTTGCgttctataataattaccaatatttgcaaaaatttGTGTACgaagtaaataaacaatttaaaaaaatatatcatttcacAAAACTCACGGTTGCCAAACTTTAAATCGATAACCTACAATCTTTATCGTTTATCAATTTGGCCTGATTCCAAAGACgggaaatgaatatttattaatgatagtCAATAatgctgttaaaaaaaatgaagattTACCACCAGGTGGGCCGGTGGTACCGTTGGCGTTATTCGCCTCCCGAGCTAGGAGAGGAGCAAGACTGATGACCACCTTCCCGATGGCGTCGTTAGCTGAATATGTATCGTGATCCATCAGTCGCAGCTGAAGCGGTTCATCTTGGAGTTCTGATTCGTCAACCTACAAATACCAATGATTACGTCTTCGCTCAGTTCGcagtataatttcttttttggacgaaaacaataaaataatgtcgCCAAATCAGAAACATAAACAAATTGGTAGACGAACGCCAGACGTTACTAAAATTAGACCGTGTACTGCGTAATCTTGTTATCCagccaaaatattatatacacactGACCTAAggataatagaatattaacaaaaacctTTGGGAGATTGAGGCCTTGAGAAAATACAATTACTATTCTTTACTACGGAGcaagtttatatgaaaatgaaaaaaaaaattaagtgtacGAATTAGTTACCTCTGTTTATTATAgacatataatttcttttcatacttttatttgtaGAGGAAGTGATTAGcgatcaaataatttatatgttagtaaaatttctataaaacccctttatatatattatataattataaaatctaatgaaaggctatataaaaaaatatcatgaattttattggtgatttgaaataatctctcaaaatatttagataaaaaattgtaagtatGTAGTAGCagtttaattatgaataaaactgtgcttttttttatatttactatttcagCTAATAGCGAGTGTCCGTCACAGTTGCTATATGACAGGTGTCAGGCTAATAATAGCGATagagcaaaattaaaaaacgatAAACATATGTATGGGAAAAAcagtgttatttaaatgtgaactTGTGAATATCttagcaattattttttatatgtactaaGCTGTCTGAATATGCTGTATTGCTAGGGAAATATTACTACAATTAGCTTCTAATTCTGTGCATTGTCGctaaacatacaaattaactacaacatttatttatgtactagTCTTTGCCTGCGACTTCGTCTGCCTTAGTTTCAGAATTAGAAATGTAGAGCTGGCCGGGTGGACTCTATTACTCCTTAAAGACTATAGATAAGATTCTGGATTTGATCAActtataagttttttctttttcaattgGATGAAAAGTTTGCTATGTCTTTTCCCTTGTTCTTGTTCCCTTGTTCTCTCCACCAATTATCAGCAAAACCCATTCAaccgttcttgagttataactAGTGTAACTGACATGACTTTCATTTAT is a genomic window containing:
- the LOC116773796 gene encoding uncharacterized protein LOC116773796 isoform X2, translated to MSGWIPVFDTMHGTRGELNIIVKVELFSDFNKYKTSSCGVQFFHCPMIPPGYRATAIHGFVEELIVNDDPEYQWIDKIRTPRASNEARQVAFIKLSNQVQRLVGVKAAELGANAVVGYQQDFDLEGEAGVVARAIGTAVNITALPIPNLHTNIPCTQQQLKKYLDILATDEDSITDLSQYYQSHQEELLRIVSILNPKTCNLLDGPDVDDDEKSVDLNLQKQSGQRSYTGELSLYNEYYARKSLKNLSEDQLNINKLLNRVNSTDSSGPLQTIKKLKDNLFSKKFIKKSRKHENDDQVSIKSSSSDTSRISFNDLKKEIKKIKKLKIPKLVKNDNLADEGVGMASILVRSVFHAHTSLARISESIDSEHSPCSTLRRTSESEPNVNTAEHDKKSDANIVLESQVKEIPEIHCSSLENIKSIENVEPERKISESCPTTPIVIRTENFLKLPDEDGYYGSISSALSAESSDIYSSSEEDDESYSYKNDQEQAIETTSSLVKSVLSSDVDPQFIAQMEKKLTVLELTNSELSNNATNFVKTVTEAEVKPTCEISKLVEQSKDVSDNLNAKENVASISTPRSDTTFVPSKINNSHSFRIHNPFAHKKTQKSLSAPSSPIEKKSFMYRSSKRIKRHLSKISHSSMIKSLSHYSLLPKKKQVEPKTALSEPGSASDVTSKAPSDTVLGSPFLSYNDLLSLDKDGFYSLNRLHKSDEIMPNKVSMYIGSEPQSRASFSGPSSKQDNNFQEQRSFKRQKSILKPTGLIQTAMETILIDKVESLLIPTSPEPVTPDNQKFFADVNEKLAKVEQAQCRQADNENNNSSEKKARKLVRQDSIHSTTDSESSKMSKSLQLPNPCKVNPSPVLQHFHPILSGVPLETIPSLPEDSVDRTESLDVDGVVESTNSVSVCCNSHAACGVDRSERERDRYADRCEREKGSPRHARHESYGGKDPASSVPAQNASLNSSSTPMGIHRRSSDSDLSVTPKGSSLNASAGNTVTGGAILRPSMNSNNLDMLEYPFLTMTEYPPGFIVHIGGTVCARSVKLVDGGGESASRAAWWAELRTELRAHARALRCTAVLAYSERAAVREDVCVLSVSGTAAVINLDCDFTLDETAACPRDEEPECRSAHVPYAPGAGPYRAELALCGSCRRARVPSVMLATCAKPSRLTAYAKAITLTAVAARGRRSVGSEAGARDLSDQLPFLEYELHKLLLAKLRMQGANALFSLQTQIAIGERCVMALASGTAVRLTALPAPTSPRIKTSEHDKNALEIQKALWDTFNTNKAANGYDVCLPGPEPSAGSLEGEEDRVPALELSADKDTCVLELDEAEDVETAKALAIRRSHMPVYTSALRTLSGAPPHAFMQVWRARLCGAAAGERLAAGSLAGAAYKLRRLAPAALAPSVFHLDLPEDEIQLMVLGTAIPLVDPSKAEHTNGTEKQYADTEDDIFELDEEQLVKHDPGEDKHTPTPSGQVSLTTLSSVQGSKVSRRICSLRLLFVRETTAVRELGGLSGFLHSFTSEVLAIVRAYTAALGGNALTSLYLAHLLLHHHAHKNQGQCLLSVGGDVVHITY